A window of the Caldalkalibacillus salinus genome harbors these coding sequences:
- the fliF gene encoding flagellar basal-body MS-ring/collar protein FliF, whose product MNEQLLKFKDNIRHQWRGLSRNQQLMVVGIILFILVSITMLIFWASQPEYTTIYTNLSPSEAGEIVAEIESQGIPVDISSDGSSVRVPSAEASRLKVELAHAGIPRSGNINYSTFSENMGLGMTDQQFDVVHRGAVENQIRYLIEEIDGIEKAQVMITMPTERVFVSDDQEAASASVVLTTRPNLNLNQTQIQGLYHLISRSVPNLPVENIVIMDHNWRAYELNAGSDSQSTIETHQTQRQIRRDIERDIQRELHTLLGTVMGMDKVVVSVFANVDFSQEQREESLVEPVDPDTNEGIAISIERIQETFAGEGGEPGGIPGTGSTDIAGYQGANQGQDSEYERMEERINREVNRIHRQIESSPYTIEDLTIHVGVEPPVPDDPDSLTPDTITDIQTMLSSVVSTYLSTPPEEAPEEWIQDKITVLAQDLHGRTDVTEDTSGISPAWLYLIGAIAVFAIGGTVFTLVKRNKSSNAEDEPPLNARPLTQPAVDDYDFEKDNEETARRKRIERLAKNKPEEFAKLLRTWLSDDER is encoded by the coding sequence ATGAACGAACAACTACTGAAGTTTAAAGACAACATAAGACATCAATGGCGAGGATTGAGCAGAAATCAACAACTCATGGTGGTCGGAATTATACTCTTCATACTGGTTTCGATTACGATGCTTATTTTTTGGGCGTCGCAACCAGAATATACGACCATTTATACAAATCTTTCTCCATCAGAAGCGGGGGAGATCGTAGCCGAGATTGAATCACAGGGTATTCCAGTCGATATATCTTCGGACGGTTCAAGTGTAAGGGTGCCAAGCGCAGAAGCGTCGAGGTTAAAGGTAGAATTAGCGCATGCAGGCATACCACGGAGTGGTAATATCAATTATTCTACCTTTAGTGAAAATATGGGACTAGGTATGACGGATCAGCAATTTGATGTTGTACATAGAGGTGCGGTGGAGAACCAGATACGATACTTGATAGAAGAAATTGACGGTATTGAAAAAGCTCAAGTCATGATTACGATGCCAACTGAGCGTGTGTTTGTATCTGATGATCAAGAAGCTGCTTCAGCTTCCGTTGTTCTAACGACACGGCCGAATCTAAATTTGAACCAGACTCAAATTCAAGGCCTATATCATCTGATCAGTCGAAGTGTCCCTAATCTGCCTGTTGAAAATATCGTGATCATGGATCATAACTGGAGAGCTTATGAACTCAATGCCGGTTCTGATAGTCAGTCGACAATAGAAACCCATCAAACACAGCGTCAAATTAGGCGTGATATTGAAAGGGATATACAGAGAGAACTGCACACACTGCTCGGAACGGTTATGGGAATGGATAAGGTCGTTGTATCCGTATTTGCCAACGTTGATTTCTCACAGGAACAAAGAGAAGAGTCGCTGGTCGAACCGGTCGATCCTGATACGAATGAAGGCATCGCCATCAGTATCGAAAGAATCCAGGAAACTTTTGCTGGTGAGGGAGGCGAGCCGGGTGGCATACCGGGTACAGGTAGCACAGATATCGCCGGTTATCAAGGGGCAAATCAAGGTCAGGATTCAGAATATGAGCGAATGGAAGAACGCATTAATCGCGAAGTGAATCGCATACACAGACAGATCGAATCTAGTCCGTACACGATCGAGGACTTGACCATTCACGTGGGTGTAGAACCGCCAGTGCCCGATGATCCGGATAGTTTAACACCAGACACCATTACAGATATACAAACGATGTTGTCCTCAGTGGTTAGTACATATCTATCAACTCCTCCAGAAGAGGCGCCGGAAGAGTGGATACAAGATAAAATTACGGTACTCGCGCAAGATCTTCACGGACGTACAGATGTAACGGAAGACACCTCTGGTATATCACCAGCTTGGTTATACCTCATAGGTGCCATCGCGGTTTTCGCTATTGGAGGAACAGTATTCACGTTGGTCAAGAGAAATAAGAGTTCAAATGCGGAAGACGAGCCACCATTAAACGCCAGACCATTAACTCAACCAGCTGTTGATGACTACGACTTTGAGAAAGATAACGAAGAAACAGCGCGCAGAAAGCGTATAGAACGTCTCGCTAAGAATAAGCCAGAGGAATTTGCAAAGCTATTGCGTACGTGGTTATCCGATGATGAGAGGTGA
- the fliG gene encoding flagellar motor switch protein FliG — translation MAKQSKELNGKQKAALLMVSLGPEVSAQVFKQLNEDEIEQLTLEIANVRKVDAEQKESILDEFNQMCIAQDYISQGGIAYAKDILEKALGENKAQGIIDRLTASLQVRPFDFARKADPGQILNFIQNEHAQTIALVLSYLEPDQASQILSELPQEKQADVAKRIALMDSTSPEVISQVESILEQKLSATVTEDYTTAGGIEAAVQVLNGVDRSTERTILDALEVENPELAEEIKKRMFVFEDIVTMDNRSIQRVIRDVENDDLMLALKVASEEVKDALFNNMSKRMADTFKEEMEFMGPVRLKDVEEAQTKIVATIRRLEESGEVIIARGGGDDIIV, via the coding sequence ATGGCGAAACAATCAAAAGAGCTCAATGGCAAACAAAAGGCTGCTCTACTGATGGTCTCCTTGGGGCCTGAGGTATCAGCCCAGGTATTTAAACAACTTAATGAAGATGAAATAGAGCAGCTCACGTTGGAGATCGCTAATGTACGTAAAGTAGACGCCGAACAGAAGGAATCAATCTTAGATGAATTTAATCAGATGTGCATTGCTCAAGATTACATCAGCCAGGGCGGGATTGCTTACGCCAAAGATATACTGGAGAAAGCTTTAGGGGAAAACAAAGCGCAAGGTATTATTGATCGATTAACCGCTTCTTTACAGGTGCGGCCTTTTGATTTTGCCCGAAAGGCAGATCCAGGACAAATCCTAAACTTTATACAAAATGAGCATGCCCAAACGATTGCGCTTGTTTTATCTTATTTAGAGCCAGATCAAGCATCACAAATCCTATCCGAACTACCGCAGGAGAAACAAGCGGATGTAGCTAAAAGAATAGCATTAATGGATAGCACCTCCCCAGAGGTGATCAGTCAGGTGGAATCTATCCTAGAGCAAAAACTCTCAGCAACTGTGACCGAGGATTATACTACGGCTGGTGGTATAGAAGCGGCTGTTCAGGTGTTGAACGGCGTTGATCGAAGTACGGAGCGTACCATCTTAGATGCGCTAGAGGTCGAGAACCCTGAGCTGGCTGAAGAAATCAAAAAACGTATGTTCGTCTTCGAAGATATTGTCACGATGGATAACCGCTCCATTCAACGTGTCATACGTGATGTAGAGAATGATGACCTGATGTTGGCCTTGAAAGTGGCTAGTGAGGAAGTTAAAGACGCTTTATTCAATAATATGTCTAAGAGAATGGCTGATACATTTAAAGAAGAGATGGAATTCATGGGACCTGTACGGCTGAAAGATGTTGAAGAAGCCCAAACCAAAATTGTGGCCACCATTCGTCGCTTAGAAGAGTCGGGTGAGGTTATTATTGCACGTGGTGGAGGAGATGATATTATTGTCTAA
- a CDS encoding FliH/SctL family protein, with translation MSNLIKSTLQSKGEAKKLVPTHSFSNADRALDTYESDTETDGGIVDPDDQYEGLKLEVEALLAEKEQLRVQIQEQKQKAEEEIQQWWHDEKTKLKEHVAQVQTEAEALGYQAGYEEGYQKIQQELQQQRVDLKDSVETAYRQKEKLIEEAEHFLLQLSTHIARKIINMELERDPGVFKQYIQHTLQSYAEREEVVLEVAAERYPFILDYQEELEQCLGPDVRFKMIPSHSQSVADGCLLHTSKGTIDFTFDNQIEEIKKALLDYFEERVSQ, from the coding sequence TTGTCTAACCTGATCAAATCCACTTTACAAAGCAAGGGAGAGGCTAAAAAACTCGTACCTACCCATTCTTTTTCCAACGCAGATCGTGCATTGGACACATATGAATCCGACACCGAGACAGATGGGGGAATCGTCGACCCCGATGACCAATACGAAGGCTTGAAATTAGAAGTAGAGGCGTTACTTGCCGAAAAAGAACAACTTCGGGTTCAAATACAAGAACAAAAGCAAAAAGCAGAAGAAGAGATTCAACAGTGGTGGCATGACGAGAAGACCAAACTTAAGGAGCATGTAGCTCAAGTTCAAACTGAAGCTGAGGCGTTAGGCTATCAGGCGGGTTACGAAGAAGGTTACCAGAAAATACAACAGGAACTACAGCAACAACGGGTAGATTTGAAAGACAGTGTAGAAACGGCTTATCGTCAAAAAGAAAAGCTGATTGAAGAGGCTGAACATTTCTTGTTACAGCTGAGCACCCATATTGCCCGGAAAATAATAAACATGGAACTTGAACGTGATCCCGGTGTCTTCAAACAATATATACAGCACACGTTACAGAGCTATGCTGAGCGTGAAGAAGTGGTCTTGGAAGTGGCAGCTGAACGATACCCGTTTATCCTTGACTATCAGGAGGAACTTGAACAATGCTTGGGGCCAGACGTACGCTTCAAAATGATACCTAGTCATAGCCAATCTGTTGCGGATGGTTGCTTGTTACATACTTCTAAAGGCACTATAGATTTCACCTTTGATAATCAAATTGAAGAAATCAAAAAGGCGCTTCTAGACTACTTTGAGGAGCGTGTGTCTCAATGA
- the fliI gene encoding flagellar protein export ATPase FliI — MSADLLGRLADYKKVVDTTMTAQIGKVTQVIGLTIAAEGPEASIGDICYIYSNGDGKHVEAEVVGFKKTQVLLMPFGDVQQIGPGCLVVNTGHPMHIKVGSSLLGSVLNGRGERLDEKPLPKGLKGFSTNQKPPNPMQRERIQEPLATGIRSIDALTTVGKGQRVGIFAGSGVGKSTLLGMIARNTEADINVIALIGERGREVRDFIERDLGPEGLSKSVVIAATSDQPPLQRIKGALTATAIAEYFRDQGKNVMLMMDSVTRFAMAQREVGLAIGEPPTSKGYTPSVFAQLPRLLERSGTSHKGTITAFYTVLVDGDDLNDPIADTVRGILDGHIVLERKLAQSGQYPAIHPLKSISRVMNDIVLESQQKAAEEFKRVLSIYEQSEDLITIGAYKKGANREVDYAVQLHPQLKAFLKQDTSEKPQLEDSIQQLIKLCGKGK; from the coding sequence ATGAGTGCTGACCTACTAGGCCGTTTAGCAGATTATAAGAAGGTCGTTGACACAACAATGACAGCTCAGATAGGGAAAGTCACGCAGGTCATTGGCCTAACGATAGCCGCGGAAGGTCCTGAGGCGAGCATTGGAGATATCTGTTACATCTATTCTAACGGTGATGGGAAACATGTTGAAGCAGAGGTGGTCGGTTTTAAGAAAACCCAAGTCCTGCTTATGCCTTTCGGTGATGTACAGCAAATTGGACCTGGGTGTCTCGTTGTGAATACAGGGCACCCGATGCACATTAAAGTTGGGTCATCACTATTAGGTTCAGTTCTCAATGGCAGAGGCGAGCGTCTAGACGAAAAGCCTTTACCCAAAGGATTGAAGGGGTTTTCAACAAATCAAAAACCCCCTAACCCTATGCAGCGGGAGCGCATACAAGAACCGCTTGCCACCGGAATACGTTCGATTGACGCATTGACAACGGTAGGTAAAGGCCAGCGCGTTGGTATTTTCGCTGGTAGTGGTGTTGGTAAAAGTACCCTACTAGGTATGATTGCGAGAAATACAGAAGCGGACATTAACGTTATTGCCTTAATTGGAGAACGTGGACGTGAAGTTAGAGATTTTATCGAGCGTGATCTAGGACCTGAAGGTTTGTCCAAATCGGTCGTGATTGCAGCGACATCAGATCAACCACCCTTACAAAGAATTAAGGGGGCCCTGACAGCTACAGCGATTGCGGAGTATTTTAGAGACCAAGGCAAGAACGTGATGTTGATGATGGACTCCGTTACACGATTTGCGATGGCACAACGAGAAGTCGGTTTAGCCATAGGAGAACCCCCAACAAGCAAAGGTTATACGCCTAGCGTTTTTGCGCAGTTACCAAGACTTTTAGAACGGTCAGGAACGTCTCATAAAGGGACGATCACAGCCTTTTATACCGTGCTTGTTGACGGAGATGATCTGAATGACCCCATCGCAGATACAGTGCGAGGTATTCTTGATGGTCATATCGTCTTAGAGCGTAAGCTAGCCCAAAGTGGGCAATACCCTGCGATACACCCATTGAAGAGCATCAGCAGAGTGATGAACGACATTGTATTAGAGTCACAACAGAAGGCTGCAGAAGAATTCAAAAGGGTTTTATCTATCTATGAACAGTCTGAAGATCTTATTACAATCGGCGCTTATAAGAAGGGTGCTAATCGGGAGGTGGATTACGCTGTTCAGCTACATCCGCAATTGAAAGCTTTCCTCAAACAAGACACGTCTGAAAAGCCGCAATTGGAGGATAGCATTCAACAGTTAATCAAACTATGTGGAAAGGGGAAATAG
- the fliJ gene encoding flagellar export protein FliJ — translation MATFHYPYQRIIEVKEKEKEQAQLQVARAQQKQSRLEKKLHEIEEKIAGINQKMSKNKQGTILIQQLKEMEAYRQNLKKKLASEKVHYASVKKNVDKKQEVLIEKLKEEKMWMHLKEKYKENVVTEQKRKEQLALDELARNSFRRLEGTRGEEVERE, via the coding sequence ATGGCAACTTTCCACTATCCCTATCAAAGGATTATTGAAGTCAAGGAAAAAGAAAAAGAACAAGCACAATTACAAGTTGCAAGAGCACAACAGAAGCAATCTCGACTTGAAAAGAAACTTCATGAGATAGAAGAAAAAATTGCAGGGATAAATCAAAAAATGTCGAAAAATAAACAAGGGACTATTTTGATTCAACAATTAAAGGAGATGGAAGCGTACAGACAAAATCTCAAGAAAAAGCTCGCTTCCGAGAAAGTACATTATGCTTCGGTTAAAAAAAATGTCGATAAAAAGCAGGAAGTCCTAATAGAAAAGTTGAAAGAAGAAAAAATGTGGATGCACCTAAAGGAGAAATATAAGGAAAACGTGGTAACAGAACAAAAAAGAAAAGAACAATTAGCACTTGATGAACTCGCGCGTAACAGTTTCCGTCGTCTCGAGGGTACAAGAGGTGAAGAAGTTGAAAGAGAATGA